A genomic window from Luteolibacter sp. LG18 includes:
- a CDS encoding AraC family transcriptional regulator, with amino-acid sequence MNDRFRISSLLAGRLTEHGLALPDLLRLAGLPGGFLQQEKIHATTAELFALWRSVGELSPDPAIGLKLGSDPRLEKYHPAAVAAVCSRSYRDAIQRMARYKQLTCPEEIGIHEENGEATVEFIYHEADNDEPEVLIDMALAWIVSVGRLGTGGQVTPLRLDLKRATRQRELLEDHFGCRVRFKAGRNALVFRATDLDRPFLTHNEELLAAIGAQLETELQSRNRTSDLGERVKRTLKRSLAGRRPSLQDIARELGMSTRTLQRRLGEAAITFQQVVEETRRELAHHYLQQEAVELNGVAFLLGYEDSNSFFRAFHGWEGTSPGEWRSRTGAMGY; translated from the coding sequence ATGAACGACCGCTTCCGCATCTCAAGCCTGCTTGCCGGGCGGCTGACCGAGCACGGGCTGGCCTTGCCGGACCTGCTCCGGCTCGCGGGGCTTCCCGGGGGCTTTCTCCAGCAGGAGAAGATCCATGCCACCACGGCGGAGCTGTTCGCCCTGTGGCGGTCGGTCGGTGAACTGAGCCCGGACCCGGCCATCGGCTTGAAGCTCGGGTCGGACCCCCGCTTGGAAAAGTACCATCCCGCCGCGGTCGCCGCCGTATGTAGCCGCAGCTACCGCGATGCCATCCAGCGGATGGCCCGCTACAAGCAGCTCACCTGTCCCGAGGAAATCGGTATCCACGAGGAGAATGGCGAGGCCACCGTGGAGTTCATCTACCACGAGGCGGACAACGACGAGCCCGAGGTGCTTATCGACATGGCCCTGGCGTGGATCGTGTCCGTCGGTCGATTGGGCACCGGCGGCCAGGTCACGCCGCTGCGGCTGGACCTCAAGCGTGCCACCCGCCAGCGCGAACTGCTGGAAGATCATTTCGGCTGCCGCGTGAGGTTCAAGGCGGGACGCAACGCGCTGGTGTTCCGTGCCACCGACCTCGACCGCCCGTTCCTGACCCACAACGAGGAGCTGCTCGCCGCGATTGGCGCCCAGCTGGAAACCGAGCTGCAATCGCGGAACCGGACCTCGGACCTGGGAGAGCGGGTGAAACGAACCTTGAAGCGTTCGCTCGCGGGACGTCGACCTTCTCTCCAGGACATTGCGCGCGAGCTCGGCATGAGCACGCGCACGTTGCAACGGCGGCTTGGCGAAGCGGCCATCACGTTCCAGCAGGTCGTGGAGGAAACCCGCCGCGAGCTTGCCCACCACTACCTCCAGCAGGAGGCGGTCGAGCTGAACGGCGTGGCCTTCCTGCTCGGCTACGAAGACTCAAATTCCTTCTTCCGCGCTTTCCACGGTTGGGAGGGCACCTCTCCCGGCGAGTGGCGGTCCCGCACCGGGGCAATGGGTTATTGA
- a CDS encoding cupin domain-containing protein, translating to MDIKRNGSRPSGKGPSDWFTGTVRIDPLFAADAPARVAGASVTFEPGARTAWHTHPLGQTLLVTAGLGRAQREGGPIEEIRPGDVVWFPAGEKHWHGASPDTAMTHIAIQEQLDGRAVDWLEHVTDEQYQG from the coding sequence ATGGACATCAAACGAAACGGTTCCCGACCATCGGGAAAAGGACCCAGCGACTGGTTCACCGGCACGGTCCGCATCGATCCGCTGTTCGCAGCGGACGCTCCCGCCCGTGTGGCCGGGGCCAGTGTCACCTTCGAGCCCGGTGCCCGCACCGCGTGGCACACCCATCCGCTCGGCCAGACCCTTCTTGTCACCGCGGGGCTCGGCCGCGCGCAGCGTGAGGGCGGACCGATCGAGGAGATCCGGCCCGGCGACGTGGTCTGGTTCCCGGCGGGCGAGAAGCACTGGCATGGTGCGTCTCCGGACACCGCCATGACCCACATCGCCATCCAGGAACAGCTCGATGGCCGGGCCGTCGACTGGCTGGAGCACGTCACCGACGAACAATACCAAGGCTGA
- a CDS encoding class II aldolase/adducin family protein yields MTKKVFTGADIEAFLKSGKTAADLPKDAVLTPSARDVLRDGPGKVVAGKAAAAPVSTGKSSDRFPPLPPGVPKVPPVPIVPSFEYHWPAGGDPVTPEEIQRFFYSPAIVEIKTQMVHVGHKMWGRNMVDGNGGNITVRVGDNLVLCTPTLRSKGELQVDDIALVDFDGNQKAGWRKRTSEVNTHLAIMKRQPLAKSCIHGHPPYSTAFAVAGIEPPTCLCSEAEIFTGPIKLIPYQTPGSPENATSVGEVAKDNPAVLLQNHGVMTWGSDVEDAYWKLENMETACQTIWVASQLNGGKLHSIPFEKMQDIFKIRRQLGMVDPREDWKECQLCDNTSFQPGAVCQIADAAAPADSGRLDPEAEKLVQQLTDQILAALK; encoded by the coding sequence ATGACCAAGAAAGTTTTCACCGGAGCCGACATCGAGGCCTTCCTGAAATCCGGCAAGACCGCCGCCGACCTGCCGAAGGACGCCGTCCTGACGCCTTCGGCCCGCGACGTCCTGCGTGATGGCCCGGGCAAGGTGGTGGCTGGAAAAGCGGCTGCCGCTCCGGTTTCCACTGGGAAGTCCTCGGATCGTTTCCCGCCGCTGCCGCCGGGCGTGCCGAAGGTGCCGCCGGTGCCGATCGTGCCGTCCTTCGAATACCACTGGCCCGCCGGTGGGGATCCGGTCACGCCGGAGGAGATCCAGCGCTTCTTCTACAGTCCGGCGATCGTGGAGATCAAAACGCAGATGGTCCATGTGGGGCACAAGATGTGGGGCCGCAACATGGTCGATGGCAACGGTGGCAACATCACCGTCCGCGTCGGTGACAACCTCGTGTTGTGCACGCCGACCCTGCGCTCGAAGGGCGAACTCCAGGTCGATGACATCGCGCTCGTGGATTTCGATGGCAACCAGAAGGCCGGATGGCGGAAGCGCACGTCCGAGGTGAACACCCACCTCGCGATCATGAAGCGCCAGCCGCTCGCGAAGTCTTGCATCCACGGCCATCCTCCGTACTCCACCGCCTTCGCCGTGGCCGGCATCGAGCCGCCGACCTGCCTTTGCTCCGAGGCCGAGATCTTCACCGGTCCGATCAAGCTGATCCCGTATCAGACCCCCGGCAGCCCGGAGAACGCCACGTCCGTGGGCGAGGTGGCGAAGGACAATCCCGCCGTGCTCCTCCAGAACCACGGCGTGATGACCTGGGGCAGCGATGTCGAGGACGCCTACTGGAAGCTGGAGAACATGGAGACCGCCTGCCAGACGATCTGGGTGGCCAGCCAGCTCAACGGCGGCAAGCTGCACTCGATCCCGTTCGAGAAGATGCAGGACATCTTCAAGATCCGCCGCCAGCTCGGCATGGTGGACCCGCGCGAGGATTGGAAGGAGTGCCAGCTCTGCGACAACACCTCCTTCCAGCCGGGAGCCGTTTGCCAGATCGCAGATGCCGCCGCTCCGGCGGACTCCGGTCGCCTCGACCCCGAGGCCGAGAAGCTCGTCCAGCAGCTCACCGATCAGATCCTCGCGGCGCTGAAGTAG
- a CDS encoding EutN/CcmL family microcompartment protein — protein MFVARIVGHAVSSHCHPSLKGSKLLLCQPVDSDDKPTGAPCIAIDLFGAGLHSKVFVSTDGLGARHLVHDDSSPIRNFVQGIIDN, from the coding sequence ATGTTCGTCGCCCGGATCGTCGGCCACGCCGTCAGCTCGCATTGCCACCCTTCCTTGAAGGGCAGCAAGTTGCTGCTGTGCCAGCCGGTCGATTCCGACGACAAACCCACCGGTGCCCCCTGCATCGCCATCGACCTCTTCGGCGCCGGCCTGCACTCGAAGGTCTTCGTCTCCACCGACGGGCTCGGCGCGCGCCACCTCGTCCACGACGACTCCTCGCCGATCCGCAACTTCGTCCAGGGCATCATCGACAACTGA
- a CDS encoding aldo/keto reductase: MNTRTLGNSGLEVSSIGLGCMGMSFSYGPAKDVREMIALLHAAVERGVTFFDTAEIYGPFINEELVGEALAPFRDRVVIATKFGFDVSANFDPRGMKGPPGVNSRPEHIKQAVEGSLKRLKVDVIDLLYQHRVDPAVPIEDVAGAVKELIEQGKVKHLGLSEAGAQTIRRAHAVQPVAALQSEYSLWTRKPEREIVPTLEELGIGFVPYSPLGKGFLTGKMDGSTTFEGGDFRSSLPRFTPEALEANQSLVSLLDGIAREKQATTAQIALAWLLARKPWIVPIPGTTKLHRLEENIGADDIMLTPDDLRDIDTAASAIEVQGERYPEKLEKMTGL, encoded by the coding sequence ATGAACACACGTACACTGGGAAACAGCGGCCTGGAGGTCTCTTCCATCGGGCTAGGTTGCATGGGCATGAGCTTCTCCTACGGACCCGCGAAGGACGTCCGCGAGATGATCGCCCTGCTGCATGCCGCGGTCGAACGCGGTGTCACCTTTTTCGACACCGCTGAAATCTATGGCCCCTTCATCAACGAGGAACTGGTCGGCGAGGCGCTCGCGCCTTTTCGGGATCGGGTGGTCATCGCCACCAAGTTCGGCTTCGATGTCTCCGCCAATTTCGATCCCCGTGGCATGAAGGGACCACCCGGCGTGAACAGCCGCCCGGAGCACATCAAGCAGGCGGTCGAGGGCTCGCTCAAGCGTCTCAAGGTCGATGTCATCGACCTGCTCTACCAGCACCGGGTCGATCCCGCCGTGCCGATCGAGGATGTGGCGGGCGCCGTGAAGGAGCTGATCGAGCAGGGGAAGGTGAAGCACTTGGGTCTCTCGGAGGCCGGGGCACAAACCATCCGCCGGGCGCATGCCGTCCAACCGGTGGCCGCGCTCCAGAGCGAGTATTCGCTGTGGACCCGCAAACCGGAGAGGGAGATCGTCCCGACCTTGGAGGAACTCGGCATCGGCTTCGTGCCCTACAGCCCGCTGGGGAAGGGGTTCCTCACCGGCAAGATGGATGGCAGCACCACCTTCGAGGGCGGTGACTTCCGTAGCAGCCTGCCACGGTTCACCCCGGAGGCGCTTGAGGCGAACCAGTCCCTCGTCAGCCTGCTCGACGGCATCGCGCGGGAAAAGCAGGCGACAACTGCCCAAATCGCGCTGGCGTGGTTGCTCGCCCGGAAGCCGTGGATCGTGCCCATTCCCGGGACCACGAAACTCCACCGGTTGGAGGAGAACATCGGCGCTGATGACATCATGTTGACGCCGGACGACCTGCGGGACATCGACACCGCTGCGTCCGCCATCGAGGTGCAGGGAGAGCGCTACCCGGAAAAGCTGGAGAAAATGACCGGCCTCTGA
- a CDS encoding phosphate propanoyltransferase: MAAPLTPNTPRAVIEHLVREQVYSKLGLSLPRAASAPNALLVNISARHCHLTQEAVEALFGKGHQLTPMKGLYQDGQYAAKESVTLIGPRSRVISNLRILGPCRTLNQVELAFTDAIALGFDIPVRMSGDIEGTPGCMLMGPNGYFELPQGVIRAQPHVHMHPADAAFYGVKHLDQMKLKVHGPIGMTFDNLVVRVDPSFKLEVHIDTDEGNACGLGSNTFCELLK; this comes from the coding sequence ATGGCAGCGCCGCTGACACCCAACACGCCACGAGCAGTGATCGAACACCTCGTGAGGGAGCAAGTCTATTCCAAACTTGGCCTCTCCCTGCCGCGTGCTGCCAGCGCCCCGAATGCTTTGCTGGTGAATATCAGCGCCCGCCACTGCCACCTGACCCAGGAAGCGGTCGAGGCACTGTTCGGAAAAGGCCACCAATTGACCCCGATGAAGGGGCTTTACCAGGACGGCCAATACGCCGCGAAGGAGTCCGTGACCCTGATCGGGCCGCGCAGCCGGGTGATTTCCAACCTGCGTATCCTTGGACCTTGCCGGACCCTGAACCAGGTGGAATTGGCTTTCACAGATGCCATCGCGCTCGGGTTCGACATTCCGGTTCGTATGTCCGGCGATATCGAAGGCACCCCGGGTTGCATGCTGATGGGGCCGAACGGCTACTTCGAGCTGCCGCAGGGCGTGATCCGCGCCCAGCCGCACGTCCACATGCACCCGGCCGACGCCGCTTTCTACGGGGTGAAGCACCTCGACCAGATGAAGCTCAAGGTCCACGGCCCGATCGGCATGACCTTCGACAATCTCGTCGTCCGCGTGGACCCGTCCTTCAAGCTGGAGGTCCACATCGACACCGACGAGGGCAACGCCTGCGGCCTCGGCAGCAACACCTTCTGCGAACTTCTCAAGTAA
- a CDS encoding sigma-70 family RNA polymerase sigma factor — MTGPLEAVDPQAGAGSDEDAALVARAQAGDLRAYDDLVTRHRGRIYAMVRNMIHNEADAWDLSQEVFIKAWNALPRFEAKARFSTWLFRIAHNTVYDWTRKRRPESAGELNDEIFERDRIDPTASTAPSEAEAPDASLQHGELRAKIEAALAKLSPEHREAVILKDAQGLSYKEIADAMGCSLGTVMSRLFYARQKLQTLLKDEYETR; from the coding sequence GTGACGGGGCCACTCGAGGCCGTCGATCCGCAGGCCGGGGCGGGGTCCGATGAGGACGCCGCGCTGGTCGCCCGGGCTCAAGCCGGGGACCTGCGGGCCTACGACGACCTCGTGACGCGGCACCGTGGGAGGATTTACGCCATGGTCCGAAACATGATCCATAACGAAGCCGATGCCTGGGACCTCTCCCAAGAGGTCTTCATCAAGGCTTGGAACGCCCTGCCTCGCTTCGAGGCCAAGGCGCGTTTCTCGACGTGGCTGTTCCGAATCGCCCACAATACCGTCTACGATTGGACCCGGAAACGCCGCCCGGAGAGCGCCGGGGAGCTCAATGACGAGATTTTCGAGCGCGACCGGATCGATCCGACCGCGTCGACCGCCCCCTCCGAGGCCGAGGCCCCGGATGCCTCCCTCCAGCACGGGGAACTGCGGGCGAAGATCGAGGCCGCGCTGGCGAAGCTCTCTCCTGAGCACCGCGAGGCGGTTATCTTGAAAGATGCCCAAGGACTTTCGTATAAGGAAATCGCCGACGCGATGGGCTGCTCGCTCGGCACGGTGATGAGCCGTCTCTTCTACGCCCGCCAGAAACTCCAAACCCTCCTCA
- a CDS encoding NAD(P)-dependent alcohol dehydrogenase, whose amino-acid sequence MKVHAYAAQDAASAVLPLDITRREPGATDVEMDILYCGVCHSDLHQAHNDWKNTVYPCVPGHEIVGRVSRVGPEVTKFKVGDLSAVGCMVDSCRTCENCRAGHEQYCLSFPTFTYNGQDKHLGGHTFGGYSTSIVVDEGFVLRVPETLDLAATAPLLCAGITTYSPLRHWKVGPGQKVGIVGLGGLGHMGVKFARAFGAHVVLFTTSPSKIEDGLRLGAHEVVVSTDANAMAKHQGSFNFILDAVSAPHDINAYLGLLKLDGTLTLVGAPEQPLPVSAFNLLLPRRNFAGSAIGGIAETQEMLDFCGQHGIVSDIELIPMQGINEAWARLLKQDVRYRFVIDMASLKS is encoded by the coding sequence ATGAAAGTTCACGCATACGCCGCCCAAGACGCCGCCTCGGCCGTGCTGCCGCTCGATATCACCCGCCGCGAGCCCGGCGCCACCGATGTGGAAATGGACATCCTCTACTGCGGTGTCTGTCACTCGGATCTCCACCAGGCCCACAACGACTGGAAGAACACCGTCTATCCCTGTGTGCCCGGTCACGAGATCGTCGGCCGGGTGAGCCGTGTGGGCCCGGAGGTCACGAAGTTCAAGGTCGGCGATCTCTCGGCCGTCGGCTGCATGGTCGATTCCTGCCGTACCTGTGAAAACTGCCGGGCCGGTCACGAGCAATACTGCCTGTCGTTCCCGACCTTCACCTACAACGGCCAGGACAAGCACCTCGGCGGCCACACCTTCGGCGGCTACTCCACCTCCATCGTCGTGGACGAGGGCTTCGTGCTGCGGGTGCCGGAAACGCTCGATCTGGCGGCGACCGCTCCCTTGCTCTGCGCCGGCATCACCACCTACTCGCCGCTGCGTCACTGGAAGGTGGGGCCGGGGCAGAAGGTCGGCATCGTCGGGCTCGGTGGCCTCGGCCACATGGGGGTGAAGTTCGCCCGCGCCTTCGGAGCCCATGTGGTGCTCTTCACCACCTCGCCCTCCAAGATCGAGGACGGCCTGCGCCTTGGCGCGCACGAGGTGGTGGTGTCCACCGATGCGAACGCGATGGCGAAGCATCAGGGCAGCTTCAATTTCATCCTCGATGCGGTGTCGGCCCCGCACGACATCAATGCCTACCTCGGCCTGTTGAAACTCGATGGCACGCTCACCCTGGTGGGGGCTCCGGAGCAGCCGCTGCCGGTGTCCGCGTTCAACCTGCTGCTGCCACGGCGGAACTTCGCGGGCTCCGCCATCGGCGGAATCGCGGAAACCCAGGAGATGCTGGATTTCTGCGGCCAGCACGGAATCGTTTCCGACATCGAGTTGATCCCGATGCAGGGGATCAACGAGGCATGGGCCCGCTTGCTGAAGCAGGACGTGCGCTACCGCTTCGTGATCGATATGGCCTCCCTCAAGTCATGA
- a CDS encoding aldehyde dehydrogenase family protein, translated as MKTLDPETLRSVVESVVAKLAQGSVPAAPAPAAAKSSCGCGCPGDSGKSGVFTCVDKAAEAANDAHLKLKKLGVAGRAKVVEIVKTLAVSNAEAWGKFEMEETKIGRLDHKIEKLQITKNVPGVEWLRPDAMSGDGGITLEEYAPFGVVGAILPVTHSVPTLTGNVINMVAAGNAIVFNPHPGGARSAALAVRAYNEAIQRELGIANLITTIEEPTLESFELICKNPLIPLLAITGGPAVVSAAMKSGKRAICAGPGNPTVVVDETADLAKAARDVIQGGAYDNNLLCIGEKAVFVVGSVFNRFCEELQKAGAARLTSAQLEQLTKSAFTYKETDGGCSHPVVNRAFVGADPTKLAQVAGTSVAANTPLLFAETDADHAFVQEEQMMPVLPIVAVPDFVTGVREAKRAEHGYRHSAIIHSKDVDHMTYMAREMDTTIFVKNGPSVAGLGLGGEGYLSYSIATTTGEGITTPKTFTRIRRCVMVENLRII; from the coding sequence GTGAAAACTCTCGATCCCGAAACCCTCCGCAGCGTCGTCGAAAGCGTCGTCGCGAAGCTGGCCCAAGGCTCCGTCCCGGCTGCTCCGGCCCCGGCCGCCGCGAAGTCGTCCTGCGGCTGTGGTTGCCCCGGCGACTCCGGCAAGTCCGGCGTCTTCACCTGCGTGGACAAGGCCGCCGAGGCCGCCAACGACGCGCACCTGAAGCTCAAGAAGCTCGGTGTCGCCGGTCGCGCGAAGGTGGTCGAGATCGTGAAGACCCTCGCGGTTTCCAATGCGGAAGCGTGGGGCAAGTTCGAGATGGAGGAGACCAAGATCGGCCGCCTCGACCACAAGATCGAGAAGCTCCAGATCACCAAGAACGTTCCCGGCGTGGAATGGCTGCGTCCGGACGCGATGAGCGGGGATGGCGGCATCACGCTGGAGGAATACGCGCCCTTCGGTGTCGTCGGCGCGATCCTTCCGGTCACCCACTCGGTGCCTACGCTCACCGGCAATGTCATCAACATGGTGGCCGCCGGCAACGCGATCGTTTTCAATCCGCATCCCGGTGGTGCCCGCAGCGCCGCGCTCGCGGTGCGCGCCTACAACGAGGCGATCCAGCGCGAACTCGGCATCGCCAACCTCATCACCACCATCGAGGAGCCCACGCTCGAGTCCTTCGAGCTCATCTGCAAGAACCCGCTCATCCCGCTGCTCGCCATTACCGGCGGCCCGGCCGTGGTGAGCGCCGCGATGAAGTCCGGCAAGCGCGCGATCTGCGCCGGTCCGGGCAATCCCACCGTGGTCGTCGATGAAACCGCGGACCTCGCCAAGGCCGCTCGCGACGTGATCCAGGGCGGTGCCTACGACAACAACCTGCTCTGCATCGGCGAGAAGGCCGTGTTCGTCGTCGGCTCGGTGTTCAACCGCTTCTGCGAGGAACTCCAGAAAGCCGGTGCCGCGCGCCTCACCTCCGCCCAGCTCGAACAGCTCACCAAGTCCGCCTTCACCTACAAGGAAACCGACGGCGGTTGCTCGCACCCGGTCGTGAACCGCGCCTTCGTCGGGGCGGATCCCACCAAGCTCGCGCAGGTGGCCGGAACCTCGGTAGCCGCGAACACCCCGCTGCTTTTCGCCGAGACGGATGCCGACCACGCCTTCGTCCAGGAGGAGCAGATGATGCCGGTGCTGCCGATCGTCGCCGTGCCGGACTTCGTCACCGGCGTCCGCGAGGCGAAGCGCGCCGAGCACGGCTACCGCCACTCAGCCATCATCCACTCGAAGGATGTGGACCACATGACCTACATGGCGCGCGAGATGGACACCACCATCTTCGTGAAGAACGGCCCGTCCGTCGCCGGTCTCGGCCTCGGCGGCGAAGGCTACTTGTCCTACTCCATCGCCACCACCACCGGCGAGGGCATCACCACGCCGAAGACCTTCACCCGCATCCGCCGCTGCGTGATGGTCGAAAACCTCCGCATCATCTGA
- a CDS encoding BMC domain-containing protein, which yields MSTALGLIETKGYVGSVEATDAMAKAANVELIKQVQTGGGFLTVLVKGDVGSVKAAVDAGAEAAGRVGELVSSHVIARPHPDLLTQFGIA from the coding sequence ATGAGCACCGCCCTCGGATTGATCGAAACCAAAGGCTACGTCGGCAGCGTCGAAGCGACCGACGCCATGGCCAAAGCCGCCAACGTCGAACTCATCAAGCAGGTGCAGACCGGCGGTGGGTTCCTCACCGTCCTCGTCAAAGGCGACGTCGGCAGCGTGAAGGCCGCCGTGGACGCCGGGGCGGAAGCCGCCGGCCGTGTCGGCGAGCTGGTCAGCTCCCACGTCATCGCCCGCCCGCATCCCGACCTGCTCACCCAGTTCGGAATCGCCTGA
- a CDS encoding EutN/CcmL family microcompartment protein, whose amino-acid sequence MRIGHVIGKATMAIQQPSFKGGRWLLVNPLDAAQFNDACANRPALSSQPTLVVYDNLGAGEGDIIGFVEGAEATAPFDHPIPIDALNIAIFDSLSYHPF is encoded by the coding sequence ATGCGCATCGGACACGTCATCGGCAAGGCCACCATGGCCATCCAGCAACCCTCCTTCAAAGGCGGGCGCTGGCTGCTCGTAAACCCGCTCGATGCCGCGCAGTTCAATGACGCCTGCGCGAACCGTCCCGCGCTCTCCAGCCAGCCGACCCTCGTGGTCTATGACAACCTCGGCGCCGGGGAAGGGGACATCATCGGCTTCGTGGAGGGAGCCGAGGCCACCGCGCCCTTCGACCATCCGATCCCGATCGACGCGCTCAACATCGCGATCTTCGACAGCCTTTCCTACCATCCGTTTTGA
- a CDS encoding BMC domain-containing protein, with amino-acid sequence MAKQAIGIIETKGFVALIEASDAALKAADIKLTGWDKIGSGLVTAFFTGDVAAVKAGLDAAASAASNIGTVTSVQVIPRPHDDLSKLGSWIA; translated from the coding sequence ATGGCCAAACAAGCGATTGGTATCATTGAAACGAAGGGCTTCGTCGCCCTCATCGAAGCGTCCGACGCCGCCCTCAAGGCCGCGGACATCAAGCTCACCGGCTGGGACAAGATCGGCTCCGGCCTAGTCACCGCCTTCTTCACCGGCGATGTCGCCGCCGTGAAGGCCGGCCTGGACGCCGCCGCGTCCGCCGCCTCGAACATCGGTACCGTGACCTCCGTGCAGGTCATCCCGCGTCCGCACGACGACCTGAGCAAGCTCGGCTCCTGGATCGCCTGA
- a CDS encoding acetate/propionate family kinase, with protein MLVLVANLGSTSFKYQLFRMGEQGGAVLAKGGYERVTDYSAVIDDALATLQRDGVIASADEIEAVGFKTVLGRDLSGCVEADDRVIEALEGFAAVAPAHNPPYANGIRQFRKSLPKARLVALFETAFYQWVPEESSRYAIPRSWHEAGIRRYGFHGASHKFIAERSAELCGREDVAQVARRLYLDGPREISGAPFRAISCHLGGSSSVTGIRNGVAIGTSMGFSPQSGLPQNNRVGDLDAEAIPYAVKTLGLTLEEAQRQLTKEGGLLGLSGVSNDIRDVNDAAANGNADAALALGVLVDSIRHWAGSFLLRMGGLEALVFTAGIGENGACIRARVCEGLEEFGLVLDPEKNAACRANETIISRDDSRVKVIVIPANEELVLAREVYRKLS; from the coding sequence ATGCTCGTCCTCGTCGCCAACCTCGGCTCCACGTCGTTCAAGTACCAGCTCTTCCGCATGGGAGAGCAGGGCGGGGCGGTATTGGCGAAGGGTGGCTACGAGCGCGTGACGGACTATTCCGCGGTGATCGATGACGCGCTCGCCACGTTGCAGCGGGACGGCGTGATCGCCTCCGCGGACGAGATCGAGGCGGTCGGTTTCAAGACGGTGCTGGGCCGCGACTTGAGCGGCTGCGTGGAGGCGGATGACCGCGTGATCGAGGCCTTGGAGGGCTTCGCCGCGGTCGCTCCGGCCCACAATCCGCCGTATGCGAACGGCATCCGCCAGTTCCGCAAGAGCCTGCCGAAGGCCCGCCTGGTGGCGCTCTTCGAGACCGCCTTCTACCAATGGGTACCGGAGGAATCCTCCCGCTACGCTATTCCTCGTAGCTGGCACGAGGCCGGCATCCGCCGCTACGGTTTCCACGGCGCCAGCCACAAGTTCATTGCCGAACGCTCCGCCGAACTCTGCGGCCGCGAGGACGTGGCGCAGGTCGCGCGCCGCCTGTATCTCGATGGCCCGAGGGAGATCTCCGGCGCGCCGTTCCGCGCCATCTCCTGCCACCTCGGCGGCAGCAGCTCGGTGACCGGCATCCGCAATGGCGTGGCCATCGGCACCAGCATGGGCTTCTCCCCGCAGAGCGGCCTGCCCCAGAACAACCGCGTGGGCGACCTCGATGCCGAGGCGATTCCCTATGCGGTGAAGACGCTCGGCCTCACGCTGGAGGAGGCGCAGCGCCAGCTCACGAAGGAGGGCGGCTTGCTCGGCCTCTCCGGCGTTTCCAATGACATCCGCGACGTCAACGACGCCGCTGCGAACGGCAATGCCGATGCCGCGCTCGCACTCGGCGTGCTGGTGGATTCCATCCGCCACTGGGCCGGTTCGTTCCTGCTTCGCATGGGCGGCCTGGAGGCCCTCGTGTTCACCGCCGGGATCGGCGAGAACGGTGCCTGTATCCGCGCCCGCGTCTGCGAGGGGCTGGAGGAATTCGGCCTCGTCCTCGATCCGGAGAAGAACGCCGCCTGCCGCGCCAACGAAACCATCATCAGCCGCGATGACTCCCGCGTGAAGGTCATTGTCATCCCGGCCAACGAGGAACTCGTCCTCGCCCGCGAAGTTTATCGCAAGCTTTCCTGA
- a CDS encoding BMC domain-containing protein gives MAKQAVGLLETRGLACLVVGVDAMLKSANVELAGPMKQVGSALCNAVITGDVAAVKAALDAGAAAASASGEVVSAHVIARPDEAIEGVLPKAPAAERARK, from the coding sequence ATGGCCAAACAAGCAGTTGGACTCCTTGAAACCCGCGGTCTCGCCTGCCTCGTCGTCGGCGTCGACGCGATGCTGAAGTCCGCCAATGTCGAACTCGCCGGCCCGATGAAGCAGGTCGGCTCCGCCCTCTGCAACGCCGTCATCACCGGTGACGTCGCCGCCGTGAAGGCCGCGCTCGACGCCGGTGCCGCCGCCGCTTCCGCCTCCGGCGAGGTGGTGAGCGCCCACGTCATCGCCCGCCCGGACGAAGCCATCGAAGGCGTCCTGCCGAAGGCTCCCGCCGCCGAGCGCGCCCGCAAGTAA
- a CDS encoding EutN/CcmL family microcompartment protein yields the protein MFLAEVIGQVVATKKDEQMTGRKLLLLRPLLVDDKDPSKFKHGQNTIVAIDTVGAGEGEVVMFCQGSSARAAEGLKQVPVDAAIVAIIDRVDVLGKAIYKGG from the coding sequence ATGTTCCTCGCGGAAGTCATCGGCCAGGTCGTCGCCACCAAGAAGGATGAGCAAATGACGGGCAGGAAACTGCTTCTGCTCCGCCCGCTGCTGGTCGACGACAAGGATCCGTCGAAGTTCAAGCACGGCCAGAACACCATCGTCGCCATCGACACGGTCGGCGCGGGGGAAGGGGAGGTCGTGATGTTCTGCCAGGGCAGCTCCGCCCGCGCCGCGGAGGGCCTCAAGCAGGTCCCCGTCGATGCCGCCATCGTCGCGATCATCGACCGCGTGGATGTCCTCGGCAAAGCCATCTACAAGGGTGGCTGA